A stretch of the Massilia varians genome encodes the following:
- a CDS encoding 50S ribosomal protein L25/general stress protein Ctc, with the protein MKVVAFNRTQQGTGASRRLRNAGQTPGIIYGGAEAPQLIALDGNALFHALKKEAFHGSVLDLDIEGKTQQVLLRDFQMHAYKQLVLHADFQRVDASKPIHTKVSLHFVNADISPAVKLSSAVISHVANELEVACLPGKLPEFIEVDLSKLEAGQSVHVNDLTLPEGVTALTHGQNLTLVTTSIPRGAASAEAAAE; encoded by the coding sequence ATGAAAGTAGTCGCATTCAACCGCACTCAGCAGGGGACCGGAGCGAGCCGCCGCCTGCGCAACGCTGGCCAGACCCCGGGCATCATCTACGGTGGCGCCGAAGCCCCGCAACTGATCGCTCTGGATGGCAACGCGCTGTTCCACGCGCTCAAGAAAGAAGCTTTCCACGGTTCGGTCTTGGACCTCGACATCGAAGGCAAGACCCAGCAAGTCCTGCTGCGCGACTTCCAGATGCACGCATACAAGCAACTGGTCCTGCACGCTGACTTCCAGCGCGTCGACGCATCGAAGCCGATCCACACCAAGGTCTCCCTGCACTTCGTCAACGCCGACATCTCGCCGGCCGTCAAGCTGAGCAGCGCTGTGATCTCGCACGTCGCCAACGAACTGGAAGTGGCTTGCCTGCCGGGCAAACTGCCGGAGTTCATCGAAGTCGACCTGAGCAAGCTGGAAGCCGGCCAGTCGGTCCACGTGAACGACCTGACCCTGCCGGAAGGCGTGACCGCGCTGACCCACGGCCAGAACCTGACCCTGGTGACCACCTCGATCCCGCGTGGCGCAGCATCGGCTGAAGCCGCTGCCGAGTAA
- the lpxD gene encoding UDP-3-O-(3-hydroxymyristoyl)glucosamine N-acyltransferase — protein sequence MGTRLGELVERFGGRLEGDADIEVTAITPLDRAGASDISFLSNSKLRALAAHSHAAALILSPADEPEVAAAFSGARIVTANPYAYFARTAQYFDSAHLPSAEPGIHPTAAVHATAQVDPTAHIGPHVTVEAGAVIKAGAAVDAGCYIGREAVIGEGTHLFANVSFHARCVIGARGIIHSGAVIGGDGFGFAVEDGVYIKIPQTGRVVIGDDVDIGSNTTVDRGALDDTVIEDGVKLDNQIQIGHNCHIGAHTAMAGCVGVAGSARIGRHCTFGGAAMINGHIEIVDNVHITAATMVPNSITEPGRYTGYFPVARNADWERIAVLVRKLSSMREKVRALEKAVRALAGEK from the coding sequence ATGGGAACCCGATTAGGCGAGCTGGTTGAACGTTTCGGCGGACGACTGGAGGGCGATGCCGACATCGAAGTCACGGCGATCACCCCGCTGGACCGTGCCGGCGCCTCGGACATCAGTTTTCTCAGCAACAGCAAGCTGCGCGCGCTGGCCGCGCACAGCCACGCCGCGGCGCTGATCCTCTCGCCCGCGGACGAACCCGAGGTGGCCGCCGCCTTCTCGGGCGCGCGCATCGTCACCGCCAATCCCTATGCCTACTTCGCCCGGACGGCGCAGTACTTCGATTCTGCACACTTGCCGTCAGCCGAACCGGGCATTCATCCGACGGCGGCGGTACACGCCACTGCGCAGGTCGATCCCACGGCCCATATCGGCCCGCACGTGACGGTCGAGGCAGGTGCCGTCATCAAGGCCGGCGCGGCCGTCGATGCCGGCTGCTACATCGGGCGCGAGGCGGTCATCGGCGAAGGCACCCATCTGTTCGCCAACGTGAGCTTCCATGCGCGCTGCGTTATCGGCGCGCGCGGCATCATCCATTCGGGAGCAGTCATCGGCGGTGACGGTTTCGGCTTCGCCGTAGAAGACGGCGTATACATCAAGATTCCGCAGACCGGCCGCGTCGTCATCGGCGACGACGTCGACATCGGTTCGAATACGACGGTCGACCGCGGTGCGCTCGACGATACCGTGATCGAGGACGGGGTCAAGCTCGACAACCAGATCCAGATTGGCCACAACTGCCACATCGGCGCCCACACGGCCATGGCCGGCTGCGTCGGCGTCGCCGGCAGCGCCAGGATCGGCCGGCATTGCACCTTCGGCGGCGCGGCCATGATCAACGGGCACATCGAGATCGTCGACAACGTGCATATCACGGCCGCCACGATGGTGCCGAACTCCATTACCGAACCTGGCCGGTACACGGGCTATTTTCCCGTCGCCAGGAACGCCGACTGGGAACGCATCGCCGTGCTCGTGCGCAAGCTGTCCAGCATGCGCGAGAAAGTCCGGGCCCTGGAGAAAGCGGTGCGAGCGCTGGCTGGGGAAAAGTAA
- the pth gene encoding aminoacyl-tRNA hydrolase yields the protein MSIRLIVGLGNPGPEYEQTRHNAGFWLVDNLANSLPGCRLQRESRFNAMVAKTRIAGNEVWLLEPLTYMNRSGQSVGALARFYKINPDEVLVVHDELDLLPGVAKLKKGGSSGGHNGLKDITSSLGTQEYWRLRLGIGHPRSLNLQQGVADFVLHRPRREEQTLIEESIDKALRVIPLCCEGKMDVATMQLHTA from the coding sequence ATGTCCATCCGTCTGATCGTCGGCCTCGGCAACCCGGGCCCGGAATACGAACAAACCCGCCACAACGCCGGCTTCTGGCTGGTCGACAACCTCGCCAATTCGCTGCCGGGCTGCCGCCTGCAGCGCGAATCGCGCTTCAACGCGATGGTGGCGAAGACCCGGATCGCGGGCAATGAAGTCTGGCTGCTGGAACCGCTGACCTACATGAACCGCTCCGGCCAGTCGGTCGGCGCGCTGGCGCGCTTTTATAAAATCAATCCGGACGAAGTGCTGGTCGTGCACGACGAGCTCGACCTGCTGCCGGGCGTGGCCAAGCTGAAAAAGGGCGGCTCTTCCGGCGGGCACAATGGCCTGAAGGACATCACGTCAAGCCTCGGCACCCAGGAATACTGGCGCCTGCGCCTTGGCATCGGTCACCCGCGCAGCCTGAACCTGCAGCAGGGCGTGGCCGACTTCGTGCTGCACCGTCCGCGCCGCGAAGAGCAGACCCTGATCGAGGAATCGATCGACAAGGCCCTGCGCGTCATTCCGCTGTGCTGCGAAGGCAAGATGGACGTGGCGACGATGCAGCTGCATACCGCCTGA
- a CDS encoding DUF3857 and transglutaminase domain-containing protein — protein sequence MPFRLVLFLVLLFACVRMAAADGGTDPSVMIERHTQHFTVDADGAYTLDVELVKTIIAPSAVEQHAEQFVSFNGSLDRVESIEAWTIKPDGRRVAVGPQQIRDQHEAASLDAPMFQDTRLKVVIFPGVQAGDTLTLRYRLRRHTPLFPGQFEDFTVARPYRHKDFRLTYDLPASMTLQADAVGFVPVALEGAPGRRRHAFRYVDGDNGRIEQGSVSYLDYGRRLAVSTFPDYPAFAQAYHARAMAAARPDAAIAALASQLTQGLDDTRARAIALSDWVRRNIRYVAVYLGPGGVVPHAASSVLANRYGDCKDHAVLLQALLAASGISSSAALVNGDDAYRLPAVPTLGVLNHVIVYVPQLQLFLDPTADTVAGGFLPPALLGKPVLLADSGSFAVTPVYQPARSRTMTRFDIARDGSSRFHVRRTSGGAIAEPYRQAVRGTPQSERERFVRRMLAGLGQTGDGLFEPGETDSAGKASPRDDYTLGFSGATDGFVRLPGPAALATTYNFWGGLGDAVFDLRREPERRQEFVCPAIDAEDELRYALPPRTRVLALPKGVTVDDGRFFYRSQYARQGNEVVVKRRLQFRHTAATCTPEDYRQMRPALERMMGDLRGQVVVQGR from the coding sequence ATGCCCTTTCGACTCGTCTTGTTCCTGGTGTTGCTGTTTGCCTGCGTTCGCATGGCGGCAGCCGACGGCGGCACCGACCCTTCGGTGATGATCGAGCGGCACACTCAGCACTTCACGGTCGACGCCGACGGCGCCTACACCCTCGATGTCGAGCTGGTCAAAACCATCATTGCGCCGTCCGCCGTCGAACAGCATGCCGAGCAGTTCGTCAGCTTCAATGGCTCGCTCGACAGGGTGGAATCCATCGAAGCATGGACCATCAAGCCCGACGGGCGCCGCGTGGCGGTCGGGCCGCAGCAGATCCGCGACCAGCACGAAGCGGCATCGCTCGACGCTCCCATGTTCCAGGACACGCGCCTGAAAGTGGTCATCTTCCCCGGCGTGCAGGCCGGCGACACGCTCACCCTGCGCTATCGGCTGCGGCGCCATACGCCGCTATTTCCCGGCCAGTTCGAAGATTTCACGGTGGCCCGCCCCTACCGCCACAAGGACTTCCGGCTCACCTACGATCTACCGGCCTCGATGACGCTGCAGGCCGACGCCGTCGGCTTCGTACCGGTGGCCCTTGAGGGTGCCCCGGGCCGCCGCCGCCATGCCTTCCGCTACGTGGACGGCGACAACGGGCGCATCGAGCAAGGCTCGGTAAGCTACCTCGACTATGGCCGTCGGCTGGCGGTCTCCACCTTCCCCGACTACCCGGCCTTCGCGCAGGCCTACCATGCGCGCGCCATGGCGGCCGCCAGGCCGGATGCGGCGATCGCGGCGCTGGCAAGCCAGCTCACGCAAGGGCTCGACGACACGCGGGCGCGCGCGATCGCGCTGTCGGACTGGGTACGGCGCAATATCCGCTACGTCGCGGTCTACCTGGGTCCGGGCGGCGTGGTGCCGCATGCGGCTTCTTCCGTGCTGGCGAATCGTTATGGCGACTGCAAGGATCACGCGGTGCTGCTGCAGGCCCTGCTGGCAGCAAGCGGCATTTCGTCGAGCGCCGCGCTGGTCAACGGCGACGATGCCTACCGCCTGCCCGCGGTGCCCACGCTAGGCGTGCTGAACCACGTGATCGTCTATGTGCCGCAGTTGCAGCTCTTCCTCGACCCGACCGCCGACACGGTCGCGGGCGGTTTTTTGCCGCCCGCCCTGCTCGGCAAGCCGGTGCTGCTGGCCGACTCCGGCAGTTTTGCGGTCACGCCGGTGTACCAGCCGGCGCGCAGCCGCACCATGACGCGCTTCGATATCGCGCGCGACGGCAGCAGCCGCTTCCATGTCCGGCGCACCAGCGGCGGCGCCATCGCGGAACCCTACCGCCAGGCGGTGCGCGGCACGCCCCAGTCCGAGCGCGAGCGCTTCGTGCGGCGCATGTTGGCAGGGCTGGGGCAGACGGGGGATGGCCTGTTCGAGCCGGGCGAGACCGACAGCGCCGGCAAGGCCTCGCCGCGGGACGACTACACGCTGGGCTTTTCCGGTGCGACGGACGGCTTCGTCCGGCTGCCGGGTCCGGCCGCGCTGGCCACCACCTACAATTTCTGGGGCGGACTGGGCGACGCGGTATTCGACCTGCGACGCGAGCCGGAGCGGCGTCAGGAATTCGTCTGCCCCGCCATCGATGCCGAGGACGAGCTGCGCTATGCGCTGCCGCCGCGCACCCGGGTGCTGGCGCTACCCAAAGGGGTGACGGTGGATGACGGCAGGTTCTTCTACCGCTCGCAGTATGCGCGGCAGGGCAATGAGGTGGTGGTAAAGCGCCGCCTGCAGTTCCGCCACACGGCGGCCACCTGCACGCCGGAAGACTACCGGCAGATGCGGCCGGCGCTCGAGCGCATGATGGGCGACCTGCGCGGGCAGGTCGTGGTGCAGGGACGCTAG
- a CDS encoding patatin-like phospholipase family protein: MKALTFHAGPLALAQIGAQGLRAQDIAIVPAAAGGPKGLIFQALDQWMFGEWLPGAPRERVLIGSSIGAWRMAAACQRDPVKAFARLGELYAGQRYTSKKPTQQQINEVVQGLLAEFVRGHEDDIVSHPHHRLHLLAVRGKGSLGSPAHARAELRGFAAAALHNACSRAWLGRMMERVVIGDARAQAPWLRERFDAFTTHFSSLTRQNLAASLLASGTLPLIMKPVTGIAELPPGCYWDGGIIDYHLALPYAKAAGEGKGNLVLYPHFTQHIVPGWLDKGFPWRRAGRAHRHWLDNVLIVSPSSEFLRTLPRAKLPDRADFKFYGLDHDERIRNWQRAMGEGQRLRDELAAFVAKPDLSLIKPI, from the coding sequence ATGAAGGCACTCACATTCCACGCCGGGCCGCTGGCCCTGGCCCAGATCGGCGCGCAGGGCTTGCGCGCGCAGGACATCGCCATCGTGCCGGCCGCAGCCGGCGGCCCCAAAGGATTGATCTTCCAGGCGCTCGACCAATGGATGTTCGGCGAATGGCTCCCCGGCGCGCCGCGCGAGCGCGTGCTGATCGGTTCCTCGATCGGCGCCTGGCGCATGGCCGCGGCCTGCCAGCGCGACCCGGTCAAGGCCTTCGCGCGCCTGGGCGAGCTGTACGCGGGCCAGCGCTACACCAGCAAGAAGCCGACCCAGCAGCAGATCAACGAGGTGGTGCAGGGCCTGCTGGCTGAATTCGTGCGCGGCCACGAGGACGACATCGTCAGCCACCCGCACCACCGCCTGCACCTGCTGGCGGTGCGCGGCAAGGGCAGCTTGGGATCGCCGGCGCACGCGCGTGCCGAACTGCGCGGCTTCGCCGCGGCGGCGCTGCACAATGCCTGCTCGCGCGCCTGGCTGGGCCGCATGATGGAACGCGTGGTGATCGGCGATGCGCGTGCGCAGGCGCCCTGGCTGCGCGAGCGCTTCGACGCCTTCACCACGCATTTTTCCTCGCTCACGCGCCAGAACCTGGCGGCCAGCCTGCTGGCCTCGGGCACGCTGCCGCTCATCATGAAGCCGGTCACCGGCATCGCCGAGCTGCCGCCGGGCTGTTACTGGGACGGCGGCATCATCGACTACCACCTGGCCTTGCCCTATGCGAAAGCGGCGGGGGAGGGAAAGGGCAACCTGGTGCTGTACCCGCACTTCACGCAGCACATCGTGCCGGGCTGGCTCGACAAGGGCTTCCCGTGGCGCCGCGCGGGACGCGCGCACCGCCATTGGCTCGACAATGTGCTGATCGTTTCGCCATCAAGCGAATTCCTGCGCACCCTGCCGCGCGCCAAGCTGCCGGACCGGGCGGACTTCAAGTTCTATGGACTCGACCATGACGAGCGTATTCGCAACTGGCAGCGCGCGATGGGGGAGGGGCAGCGCCTGCGCGACGAGCTGGCCGCGTTCGTGGCCAAGCCCGACCTGTCATTGATCAAGCCGATCTAG
- a CDS encoding transglycosylase domain-containing protein, whose protein sequence is MRKAWWRLPMLLALLLLAYLAVAASWAWSAFDDARRQAPLTETIELSNRQAAVLLRVEDPDFYGHHGLSLGQGQGLATISSALARELFLGKDRLDGVPGLMQTFYRGVFDCCKRIDLGRDVMALVLDARMSKGEQLQRYTATVYMGTHEGQQVKGLMQAARSYLGKPLDATTDEEFIRLVAMIKAPNHYHPSRNAAALDERAARIQALLLGSCTPDGWFDTDYEGCAS, encoded by the coding sequence ATGCGCAAGGCCTGGTGGCGCCTGCCCATGCTGCTGGCGCTGCTCCTGCTGGCCTACCTGGCAGTGGCCGCCAGCTGGGCATGGAGCGCCTTCGACGACGCGCGCCGCCAGGCTCCGCTGACGGAGACTATCGAACTGTCCAACCGCCAGGCAGCAGTCCTGCTGCGCGTCGAAGACCCGGATTTCTACGGACATCATGGATTGAGCCTCGGCCAGGGCCAGGGCCTGGCCACCATTTCATCGGCGCTCGCGCGTGAACTGTTCCTCGGCAAGGACCGGCTCGACGGTGTGCCCGGCCTGATGCAGACGTTTTATCGTGGCGTGTTCGACTGCTGCAAGCGCATCGACCTGGGCCGCGACGTGATGGCGCTGGTGCTGGACGCCAGGATGTCCAAAGGCGAACAGCTGCAGCGCTATACCGCCACCGTCTACATGGGCACGCATGAAGGGCAGCAGGTCAAGGGGCTGATGCAGGCCGCGCGCAGCTACCTGGGCAAGCCGCTCGATGCGACGACGGACGAGGAATTCATCCGACTGGTAGCGATGATCAAGGCGCCCAACCACTACCATCCCTCGCGCAACGCGGCGGCGCTGGACGAGCGCGCGGCGCGTATCCAGGCGCTGCTGCTCGGCAGCTGCACGCCCGACGGCTGGTTCGATACCGATTACGAGGGCTGCGCGTCCTAG